DNA sequence from the Hirundo rustica isolate bHirRus1 chromosome 25, bHirRus1.pri.v3, whole genome shotgun sequence genome:
GGCTGTGAAGTGTTTGCGGcgctcctgctgcaggatgaACCGGGCTCGGAGCTGGCGCCGCCGGCCCCTTAGGCGTGGAGCTGGCCTTGGAGGGATCGGAGGCGAGCAGCCGTTGCTGGGTTGTTGCTGAGGTGAGGCAGCCGGGGCagtggggcagagcagagcagctctggtgtCACGTCCTCGCTTCTCCCTCGCTCCGGGCGAGGCACAGAACCTCGGCTCCTCCCCACGGAATGAGGGCAGGGCGTTTGGTGACTCTGAAACGCTTTGAGATCTGTGGGTGAACAGTTTTTTGGCAGGAGTTACCTGAGCTAGCTGGGCAGAGGGCTGTTGGGAGTCGGTTTGGAGTGTAAGGCAAAAAAGAAGAGCATGTCTTTAATAAACCCTATGAATTTCTGACTGCAGAGTTTTTAATTGTATACTATTTTTTCCGTAACATATTTTGGAAAGCAATGTCGAGTTTTTATAAATGTTACCTGTAGTCAATTCTCATGGACAGGGCTGaacttttaacttttttgtGTCTTGTCTTGATATCTATCACATGTTCTAGAAGTTGGAGTCTGTGTCTGCACTGAGAAATGCAAATTAAACTGGATATTTATGTAGTAGTGTACATAGTCTAAGTGTGTGTTTTTGGAACTAGGTGAAACCCCACACCATGCTGCAGTGGTGTGCAAGCTGGCCAAAATTTGGTTCATTATGCAGTGTACACTTTCTCAATTAAATGCGGtttctactttttcttaaaaaaaagaaaataaaaaaaaaaaaaaagattttttttttcacatggcCTTTTCCAGCAGACTCGAgggtgtgtttgcagtgctGTAGTTGCAGTCGCTGGTGTTCCTGGTTTGTGACTCTTgtcctccctctgctcaggcTCGCCCTGCTCTGTTTTGCCTCACCCAGCCCAaaccccagcctggctccacagcggggcagctccagctccagctgagctgtcggggctggggggctgcacTGCCTGGGGCTTTGGAGACAGCTGAACTAAACCCCAGTTTCTCAAGAATGTGTGTATGGTGATAAAGGAATTTATTTAACTCTGAAACTTGGGAACAAATGTGCTTACATTGAGCAATGTGAAGATGTTAGTTACAGGTACAGTACTTCCAAAGGAAGAGCATCTCCAAAACCCAAAAGAGTAAAtatgaatttgtattttttgaagAATGTGAAATAATGGTGTTTGCTTAATTGCTCATTTTGTATGAAGTTAATATTGTACTTTGAAATATCTGCAAAGAAGTGGAAATTAACCTTTTTGGAATTGAAAGCAATATTAATACTAATGGAATCCTAATTAAATGCTTATTTAAACATtgtgttttaacagctttttttcctgagactgTTCTGTGGGAGAGGAGCGTGAGcatcctgccctgtcccctaAGGAGGAGGAATTCCAACCCTGAAAGGCAGCGTTTGCCTTTTcaccctcctccctctcccagcactggcCCAGCGCGGCTGCTGTGGTGCCGTGAGGTGTGGGTGGGAGTTGAAACCCGGAGCTGGGGCATCTCCCATCGCAGCCCCTATccccatttccatttccatcctcgtcctgcagcctccagcgctggctgggcaggggctgagcagggctcgCTGCAGGGAAGAACCAGCCTTGGGAACACACGGGCGGCTGTGCCTCCTCCTCAGGAGCACACGGAGCAGGGGGGAGATACAGACCAGGCCCGTCTCGCTTTATTTTAGcgtaaatttaattaaattaataaggCACGAGCGCGGCGAGACCGAGCGAGCTCCAAGGCCAAGGCGGTGCCGCCGATCCCTGCGTTCCCCCGGCACCTCCCGGACGTTCCCGGAGCCCCCAAACCCCTCGGTCCCTTCCTGGGGCCgatccccggtgtccccggcgCCCCTCAgggccccgcggggccggggctgagcGCCGCCCTCAGCGCGGCCATCGCCGCCCTCAGCTCCTCGCAGGCCGCGATGCGGGACCGCAGCTGCCGCTGCcggagctccagcagctcccgcagctcccgcAGCCTCCGCGGGGACAGGTCCGGAACCTGCGGGCAGACGGCGGGGACAGCGGTCACGGGCGGCCGTGGGTGCCCCCGGAGCCCCCGATCCCGCTCGGCCCTCCCGTTCCCCCCGTTCctccccttttctcctctccttttctccccttttcccctccccgTTCCCCCCGTTCCCCCCTCTCCTCACCCCCCGTTCTCCCGCCGGCTCCCTCCGGCCGTCTCGCGGCTCCCGCGCGCCCCCGGTGGCCATGGGAacggcggccccgccccgccccgccccgccccgcccgccccgccccggcggcGGTCACGGCCCCGCGCCGGAAGTGACGCGCATGGCGCGGGCGGTGCGCGTGCTGGCGCTGGCGCTGGCGGCTGAGggggcgccggggccggggccgggccgtgcccgcCTGGTGCCGCTGCCGCCCggcagcggggcccggcccggccctcaGGGTGCGTGCGGGGAAGCGGCGGAGGCGGGAGGCGCGGGCTGGAGGGAGGCGGTGacggccgcggccgccgccctGCAGGCGGGCGGGCTGGTGGCGGTGCCCACGGACACGGTGTACGGCGTGGCCTGCCTGGCACAGGACTCGGCCGCCGTGCGCGGCATCTACAGCCTGAAGGGGCGGAACGGCGCCAAGCCGCTCGCCATCTGCCTCGGGGACGTGGAGCGGCTCTACAGGTGCGCCCGGGGATCCCGGCCTGGTGCGGTTCCTCCCCTCGCTCCCGGAGCcccagggaaggggtgggaGCTCCAGGGCCCGGGTGACACGGTGTGCACGCCGTGATCCGGCTGTCTCTGACCCTGCAGGTACTGCCGCGTGAATGTTCCCGACGAGCTGCTGCGGGATTTGCTCCCGGGACCAGTGACCCTGGTCTTAGAGCGTTCAGAAGAGCTCAATAAAGACTTGAATCCCTTCACATCGGTAGGTCATGGCTGCGGGGCTGgtcttgtgctgctgctgtgacattTACCTGGCCCCAGAAGTGGCTCCTGTGTTGTCCTGCTCCCTGTGACTGACCTGGCTTGGCATAAACCAGCGCTAGGGCCTGACTTAAGTCTTGTGTTATTGCTGGTTCAGCTGATGTAGATCTGTCAGTCCTCTAGAGCTTTAAGTCAAGAGAGAGCTTTAGGCACTGCAGAATTAAAACCATTTTATCTGTATGTGTGTGAAACcctcctctctttctctgcagctggtTGGTGTTCGCATTCCAGACCATCCCTTCATGAGAGACCTGGCACGGGCCTGCCCGGGACCCCTGGCTTTGACAAGCGCCAAcatcagctcccagggcagcaccctGACCGTGTTGGTGAGGTTCCTGCACCCCTCAGGGATGCTCCAGGCTCTCTCAGTTCAACTCAGCTTTAGCAAGAAACCACGGCTTGctctgctgctgtatttttactttgtttaagTGATACTCGCAGACGCTGTCAGGAGTGTTAACCCGCAGCTCTCTTGCAGGAATTCCAGGACTTGTGGCCTCAGCTGTCCTTGGTCATTGATGGAGGCCCCATAGGAGACATCCAGAGCCCAGAGTGTCGCTTGGGGTCAACTGTGGTTGACTTGTCTGTGTCGGGGAAATTCTCCATCATCCGGCCCGGCTGGTGAGTGTAGCTGGggcttttcctttgctttaaatgaaacaaagcttTTGGATAGGGCTGGGTCGTGCATGACAgttctttgttttgctctgctttgtttCGTTTCgtttgctttgcttctctttccacAGCAGTTCCACCTTCCCATTAATATGAACCTAATTGTAAGCACACAGAGGAATCCTCAGGAGCTCTCAGATTCTCCTTTCTCACAGCTTCTGTGTGAAGCTGGAGTTTCTGGAGTTTGTGCTCTCCTTGGCTCTAAGTGCAATCCTGTGTCTTGCCCATTGCTCTTCACctgaaaatgcagatttaatGCTCCAGACCCTTTGTTCTCATGGCTCTGTTTCTCCCTGCAGTGCACTGACGCCCACAGTTGAAATCCTGAAGAAGAAGTATGGCTTGGTACCAGAATCCTCCTAACCCTTGGGACTGGGAGCTGTTGGAGCTGGGCACTGTGTGCCTGTGCACTCAGGAGTGGGTGATCATGGCCTTGTTTAATAAGGTCAATGGGTTTTGTCaagataataataaaagtattaaaaaagactggaaaacCCTTTCTGACCTCTTTGTGCTGCTGTACCGTTCCCAAGTGTGTGTTCTGTTAGCCTGACCAGGCTTTGTGAATGCAGTGGTTGTGGAAGCTCAGCTCTTGTCAGGATGGTGTGGGGAAGGCCCTGTCCCCCCCGGGACAGGGGGATCAGACACAGCCGCTGCTGGAGAGGGGAGGTGCCTCTGGAAACACGGCAGGCAGGACCAAAAACACCTTCATGAACCTCCTCACAGAGCAGGGTGACGCTGGTGTTTGCAGCCCTGGTGGAAATCCCGTCGGTGtgagcagccagagcaggacaTGCATGGTTTGCATTTTAATTCACTGCAAACAAAAATGCAGCTGCAGAACCTCACCAGCAGAGCCGGATCAGACTCGAGGGGCAATGGTTCAAAGGAGGAACGCCAGGCCAGCCTGCCTGGGTCAGGGCTGCTGTTGGAGGTGAAGCTGCTTGGTGTCCAGCCCTTTCCAGCCCTGTTGGAGCTCTTGGGAATGCTGCTAAGGCACCCAAGAGCCCTAAGCAGGGAGAGGTTTTCCTCAATCACTGCAACCACGGATCTGTGATGCTGCTGCTACTGTCCTCATTCTGCTTCCCAATACAATGAAAACCACACTCGGGCTAATTAAGCTGGCAACACAAAATTGCAATTTGCAGCCGATTAAGTCTTTCAAACAATATTTATGTTAatcttctgatttattttcctgtaatgcCTTGACTAGGAGATAGTCCACTGCCTGGGGAGATGCTTCCAGATGAAgccagcctgccctgccagaTGCTGGGAGCTCAGGGCGAGGGCTTTTCACTGATTTAAGGAATTAGTCTGTAGAAGTGTAGATGATACAGACAGAAGGGACCTTGAGATCATCTGGAGAGTCTGTTTCCTCAGACAGCATTCCCTCTTCCAGGTCACCCCTGGCACATTTGTCAGATTTGCTCTCAGCTCTCTTTTCTGGAGGAtgttctgcctggctgctcttcCTATTTTCCAGTTCCTCGAAAACATACTTATTTGTACTGGAATTTTTCAGGGGCTTGAAGGTAACGTGGTCTGTGTTCCTCCACCtcttccccattttttccctttttcacaAGGCTGTGGTTTACCCAGCCTGCTCTTGACACCTGGTGGATGGCTGCAGGGAGTCCCTGGGGAGCAAAGGCTGAGGTGTGGAAGTGCTGGGGTGCCACGGGCTGTCACCACTGCAGGAGCCATGAGCAGTCCCTGCATGTCCAGAAGTCAAGGGCTTTTCACTGTGGAATTGTTAAATTAactattaatttaattttgattaaatcagaacttttttttttttttccccttaccaGCAAATGATTCTCTGCATAATTAATGCTGGCTGAGACTGCTGATTCACCCGTGGGACAGAGCACTCCGCTGCAGCCCAAGATGTGCTGGGTTCCAGTGCTGTAGGAAAGCCTGGGGAGCACTTTGGttccccaggacagggaaagCACTGGATCAGATCCCCCTTGCAATTAAACCATTCATTTTTATTGATGAGCCTCTTTCCCTGGGTCTGGGGTGATGCTCCCCATTAACTCTgcccacaggggctgggagtggcctggctgcagctctgtcagGTGCAAGCTGTCATCAGCCACAGCTTGGTTGGATGAGATTTCTGGGCAACCAGGAGCTCCCCAGCTCGTGGCAGTTTCCTGCCCGAGGTGGGCGGAGGGGAATTTCCAGGCTGTTCTCCTTGGTGTGTGGCTGTATCCTCTAAACACCCTCCAAGCGCTGACAGGCTTCCCCAGGTGTGGAGAGAGCCCGTTCCTGCCTCCAGGCGtgggaaagcaaaagaaatggtGAGttcacagggatttggggttgtAACCGTGAAACATCATCTTTAAAAACCCACAGCGGGCGGGGGACAGTTGGTTTCGTTATTCTGAGCGTGTTTGGCCAAAATTCTCTGCTGGTTATCAGACATCcactcccctctgcagctgtggtGAGACGAgtggtgggacagggagggatggaggtggGACAGGGATTGAtggtgggacagggagggatggaggtggGACAGGGATTGATGGAGGTGGGACAGGGATTGAtggtgggacagggatggatggatgtggGACAGGGATTGAtggtgggacagggatggatggaggtgGGACAGGGATTGAtggtgggacagggatggatggtgggacagggagggatggaggtgggacagggatggaggtgggacggggatggatggaggtgggacggggatggatggaggtgggacggggatggatggaggtgggacagggagggatggaggtgggacagggagggatggaggtgggacagggatggatggtgggacagggatggatggtgggacagggatggatggaggtgggacagggagggatggaggtgggacagggagggatggaggtgggacagggatggatggagggacagggatggatggaggtgggacagggagggaaggaggtgggacagggagggaaggaggtgggACAGGGATTGATGGTGGGACACGACAGGGCAGGAAGCACCACACCTGGCTGATGTGggagccccagggctggcagagggagCAACCTGCAGTGCCTGGCTGAGCGTGGCTGCAGTAAAACTGAACTCAGCATCCAGGATGTTCCTGAGACACCATCAAGGTGCTGCTGGTGTTGGGAGCAGGCTGGTCCTGCAGCACTCAGTGCAGGATGTTTGCTCTACCTGTGGTTAACACTCTGCAAATAACTCCTTGGCAATGACTCCAATTAGGCCAGGACATCTCCCTGTAATCTGGATCCCTGTTGTGCTGTCAGATTCAATTCAAGTTTAATTTGCTAAAGGTGTGTAtca
Encoded proteins:
- the YRDC gene encoding threonylcarbamoyl-AMP synthase; translation: MARAVRVLALALAAEGAPGPGPGRARLVPLPPGSGARPGPQGACGEAAEAGGAGWREAVTAAAAALQAGGLVAVPTDTVYGVACLAQDSAAVRGIYSLKGRNGAKPLAICLGDVERLYRYCRVNVPDELLRDLLPGPVTLVLERSEELNKDLNPFTSLVGVRIPDHPFMRDLARACPGPLALTSANISSQGSTLTVLEFQDLWPQLSLVIDGGPIGDIQSPECRLGSTVVDLSVSGKFSIIRPGCALTPTVEILKKKYGLVPESS